The following are encoded in a window of Sutcliffiella horikoshii genomic DNA:
- a CDS encoding CapA family protein, which yields MNKKFKYLLPILIIMLLGTVFSVLSFKHFSSFNGSENKEELVAKPAKLHQATKKVKTEKGFRTEATISAVGDLLIHSTVYNAAKTGENSYIFNPMLDRVKSYLLETDISIANQETIIGGTEIGLSNYPSFNSPFEVADALQEAGVDIVSIANNHTLDRGEKAIMNAINHYETIGMEYVGGYKSQEDKARLRTISKNGIEFSFLSYTYGTNGIPVPEGKEFFVNLIDREAIKKDVEEAKQNSDVVVVAMHWGVEYILFPNSEQEELADFLAEIGVDIVIGHHPHVLQPMKFMDRPDGGKMFVVYSLGNFLSGQKDDYKDIGGILQLHVEKTVDGQESKIDIKVDNFIPTYVSQVNPTKYHVVPLKDAASYGYSQAEAKNEEMMQHMYQWLKEDQINN from the coding sequence ATGAATAAAAAATTTAAATATCTTCTCCCAATTTTAATTATTATGCTATTGGGAACCGTTTTTTCTGTATTGTCCTTTAAACACTTCAGCAGTTTTAATGGGAGTGAAAACAAGGAAGAGCTTGTTGCAAAACCAGCTAAGTTACACCAGGCAACAAAGAAAGTAAAAACAGAAAAGGGTTTCCGTACAGAAGCAACCATTTCTGCTGTAGGGGATCTACTCATTCATAGCACTGTTTATAATGCAGCGAAAACAGGGGAAAACAGTTATATTTTCAATCCCATGCTAGACAGGGTGAAATCCTACCTACTTGAAACGGATATCTCCATTGCAAATCAAGAGACCATCATTGGAGGGACTGAAATAGGATTATCCAATTACCCTAGCTTTAACAGTCCATTTGAAGTTGCCGATGCCCTTCAAGAAGCTGGCGTTGATATTGTCAGCATCGCTAACAACCATACATTGGACCGTGGGGAAAAGGCGATCATGAATGCCATTAACCATTATGAAACTATCGGGATGGAATATGTCGGTGGGTATAAGAGCCAGGAAGATAAAGCAAGATTACGGACCATATCAAAAAACGGAATCGAATTTTCCTTCTTGTCTTATACATACGGAACAAACGGAATTCCCGTTCCAGAGGGAAAAGAGTTCTTTGTAAACCTGATTGATCGTGAGGCAATAAAAAAAGACGTTGAAGAAGCCAAGCAAAACTCAGATGTTGTCGTAGTCGCTATGCACTGGGGAGTGGAATATATCCTTTTTCCAAACTCTGAACAGGAAGAACTTGCAGACTTCTTGGCTGAAATTGGCGTCGACATTGTGATCGGACATCATCCCCATGTTTTGCAGCCAATGAAATTCATGGACAGGCCGGATGGCGGGAAAATGTTTGTCGTCTATTCATTAGGTAATTTCTTGTCTGGCCAAAAAGATGACTATAAAGATATTGGTGGTATCCTTCAACTCCATGTCGAAAAGACGGTGGATGGACAAGAGAGCAAAATTGATATTAAAGTGGATAATTTTATCCCTACATATGTTTCACAAGTCAATCCTACTAAATACCATGTGGTTCCATTAAAGGATGCTGCATCATACGGGTATTCTCAGGCAGAGGCTAAAAACGAAGAAATGATGCAGCATATGTATCAATGGTTAAAAGAAGATCAAATAAATAACTAA
- a CDS encoding S9 family peptidase codes for MLTFKKPEVEQFFKVFNIEDFTLSPDEKQLVYSTNLTGHYNVWAMDLPNQYPYPLTFNNQSCHGLKYDPNGKYILASFDKDGNELAQLYALPSRGGELQDVRVDNEHRHMNPSFSKDGQRIYYTSTKDNPTYLNCFCYDLETKEEKLLVEGTDASTYLIAVSENEESFITLRHYANTHTQAFLHQGETTTKLTPETDSQHTVDSAIFTESNSIYLVTDYEDDNGYLAHFDLETKKFTRVSDSEMHFNNMYLDKSGNKLYLVSAKGVEDKLYTYCLEKKVWNEVDIPVSIIDKVVISKSGAVYLLGKTASKPANIFKKQKEGWIPLTNNRVPAVADEELCEPEIHSYPSFDGLEIEALFFRAKEEVSNGHVILWPHGGPQASERKFFRSYFQFLVNRGYSIFAPNFRGSSNYGLTYMKMVEGDWGHGPRLDNIHGLEWIIQKGFADRDKIFLMGGSYGGYMALLLHGRHPEYFKAVIDIFGVSNLFSFIDSVPEHWKPIMKQWVGDPVEDKERLTVDSPITYLDTMTKPMLIIQGANDPRVVKKESDQIVDALKEKGRDVEYLVLEDEGHGFSKKENEIKVFRAILNFLEKNI; via the coding sequence TTGCTTACATTCAAAAAACCTGAAGTGGAACAATTTTTTAAAGTCTTTAATATTGAAGATTTCACATTAAGTCCAGATGAAAAACAGTTAGTATACAGTACGAACCTAACCGGGCATTACAATGTATGGGCAATGGATCTGCCAAATCAGTACCCATATCCGCTGACATTCAATAACCAAAGTTGTCATGGGTTAAAGTACGATCCAAACGGAAAATACATATTAGCAAGCTTTGATAAGGATGGAAATGAGCTGGCACAACTTTATGCCTTGCCTAGCCGAGGCGGGGAATTGCAGGATGTGAGAGTGGATAACGAGCATCGTCATATGAACCCGAGCTTCTCCAAAGACGGACAACGTATATACTATACCAGCACAAAAGATAACCCAACATATTTAAATTGTTTTTGTTACGACTTAGAGACAAAAGAGGAAAAGTTATTGGTAGAGGGGACCGATGCGTCCACATACTTAATAGCCGTATCAGAAAATGAAGAAAGCTTCATTACTCTTAGACATTATGCCAACACTCATACTCAGGCATTTTTACATCAAGGTGAAACAACAACTAAGTTAACGCCGGAAACAGACAGTCAACATACTGTTGACAGTGCCATATTTACTGAATCCAACTCCATATATCTTGTTACTGATTATGAGGATGATAATGGTTACCTCGCGCATTTTGATCTTGAAACGAAGAAGTTTACAAGAGTATCGGATAGTGAGATGCATTTTAATAACATGTATCTAGACAAGTCCGGAAATAAGTTATATCTCGTTTCAGCAAAAGGAGTGGAAGATAAACTCTATACCTATTGCTTGGAGAAAAAAGTTTGGAATGAAGTCGACATACCAGTCTCCATTATTGATAAAGTGGTAATAAGTAAAAGTGGAGCGGTCTATCTACTAGGAAAAACTGCCTCAAAGCCGGCAAATATCTTTAAAAAGCAAAAGGAAGGGTGGATTCCTTTAACGAATAATCGTGTGCCGGCAGTTGCGGATGAAGAGCTTTGTGAACCGGAAATCCACTCTTATCCATCTTTTGATGGACTAGAGATTGAAGCATTATTCTTCAGGGCTAAAGAAGAGGTGTCAAACGGACATGTAATACTTTGGCCGCACGGAGGTCCACAGGCTTCTGAACGAAAGTTTTTCCGCTCTTATTTTCAATTCCTAGTTAATAGAGGATATAGTATTTTTGCTCCGAATTTCCGAGGGTCCTCCAACTATGGATTAACCTATATGAAAATGGTGGAGGGAGACTGGGGACACGGACCTCGTCTGGACAATATACATGGACTTGAATGGATTATACAAAAAGGGTTTGCAGATAGGGATAAGATTTTCTTAATGGGCGGCAGCTATGGTGGATACATGGCGTTACTTCTCCACGGTCGTCATCCAGAATATTTCAAAGCGGTCATTGATATATTTGGTGTCAGTAATCTGTTTTCCTTCATTGACTCTGTGCCAGAACACTGGAAACCGATCATGAAACAATGGGTAGGAGATCCGGTAGAAGATAAAGAACGACTGACAGTGGATTCTCCAATTACTTACCTCGATACCATGACAAAGCCAATGTTAATTATTCAAGGTGCAAACGATCCGCGAGTGGTCAAAAAAGAATCTGATCAGATTGTAGATGCTTTAAAAGAAAAAGGCCGGGATGTAGAATACCTTGTACTTGAAGATGAAGGGCATGGTTTCTCTAAGAAAGAAAATGAAATAAAAGTATTCAGGGCAATCCTGAACTTTTTAGAAAAAAATATTTAA
- a CDS encoding efflux RND transporter permease subunit has protein sequence MSMIEFILRRKIAVGLLVVFVFMIGFYSLNKLDQELMPPIAFDMTIVQVDAGEMPVLDVEDKVTKPIEQILSGIDGVDSHTSATYVGKSSITVLIEEGRGDEVHKNIEAAVAPLSTQIPGVQYINSFQMTTRQEYEFYMDIFNGDMEDISAFAKNVVEPRLEALPEVRDVKFDGLEENEVVIQFKGNELTDAGVDSQQIIQTIQQSNLITSFGELSEEVNEPTLRWNTSLINVEDIKEILVPTSSGVKELSELADVELKVRETSSGVWKDGSQDVVMVQIGRVSEVTQIEMAEAVRAEVEKIREEGLISGFEFEEIVAQADYVSEAVNGVSSNILIGGLLAIVVLFLFLRNVRATMIIGISIPLSILLTFASMWILEYSLNMLSLIALGLGIGMMVDASIVILESIYRKKEQGLNNREAVLIGVKEVASAVFASMLTTIVVFLPIGLLGGEAGKFMIILSVVVIVTLVSSVVVSFTLIPSLSENFLKLTKSQQNKKESKIILSYGRFIKWLTDKKRRRYGVIFLFFLMFVGSLALVTKVPMTIMPDMYNRYSEIMVTLDKGVTPDQKNEIAEAIHSKLVEIPDVKEGFVLDQIEFMFVLINMTPEEEATLEQKEVNEQILKGLLELKEDYPVMDVTSVMSAGASYPVQIELSGDELDGLTSLSSDLVKDLNGIDGIIGTTTSLGTLMDEELIVLNDAAMNKDGITPLQILGQLNNLTSSVPIGSLQDEGVTPILVAPDEVITNKNQILELEVTTQDGLKDLSNYVTFEQVKAPGQIDHKDGERVVKVLANIENRDLGSVNRDVQEIVENFDIPDGYTITVGGSLEQQQEAIQDMLVILAIAIFLVYVVMAVQFNHLLHPIIVMTIIPMTFTGVILGLLLTQRELSIMSGMGVIMLIGIVLNNAILLIDRAKQLRAENYGVGEAMVEAGMNRIRPIFMTTLTTVGGMLPLAISTGAASNYQAPLATVIIAGLLFSTLITLVLIPSVYMLFHDLGIGIRKVFKRKRNNGTEISSAEKAG, from the coding sequence ATGTCGATGATAGAATTTATTTTGAGAAGGAAAATCGCTGTTGGTCTTTTAGTCGTGTTTGTATTTATGATTGGCTTCTATTCGCTGAACAAACTTGACCAGGAATTAATGCCGCCGATTGCTTTTGATATGACGATTGTACAGGTAGATGCAGGGGAAATGCCTGTATTGGATGTAGAAGATAAAGTAACCAAACCGATTGAACAAATTTTAAGCGGAATAGACGGTGTGGATTCCCACACTTCCGCAACATACGTTGGTAAGTCTTCGATCACAGTTTTGATTGAAGAGGGAAGAGGGGATGAAGTACATAAGAATATTGAGGCTGCAGTGGCCCCTTTATCCACCCAAATCCCTGGAGTTCAGTATATTAATAGCTTTCAAATGACTACAAGGCAGGAATATGAGTTTTATATGGATATTTTTAATGGTGATATGGAGGATATTTCAGCCTTTGCAAAAAATGTGGTAGAACCTAGACTAGAAGCATTGCCAGAAGTAAGAGATGTGAAGTTTGATGGATTAGAAGAGAACGAAGTGGTTATTCAATTTAAGGGAAATGAACTAACGGACGCCGGTGTGGATTCCCAGCAAATCATTCAAACCATTCAACAGTCTAATCTGATTACTTCATTCGGGGAACTATCGGAGGAAGTAAACGAGCCGACTTTAAGATGGAATACTTCATTAATCAATGTCGAGGATATTAAGGAGATTTTAGTACCTACCTCATCTGGTGTAAAAGAACTTAGTGAGCTAGCTGACGTTGAATTAAAGGTACGTGAAACTTCATCGGGTGTTTGGAAGGACGGTAGCCAGGATGTCGTAATGGTTCAGATTGGCCGAGTTTCTGAGGTTACGCAAATTGAAATGGCCGAAGCGGTCCGTGCAGAAGTGGAGAAAATACGAGAAGAAGGACTTATTTCCGGATTTGAGTTTGAAGAAATAGTAGCGCAGGCTGATTATGTCAGCGAAGCGGTAAATGGTGTTTCAAGCAACATTCTTATAGGTGGATTACTGGCCATTGTGGTGCTATTCCTGTTCCTTCGAAATGTTAGAGCAACCATGATCATCGGAATCTCCATCCCACTATCCATTCTCCTTACGTTTGCAAGTATGTGGATATTGGAATACAGCCTTAATATGCTGAGTTTAATTGCACTTGGGTTAGGAATTGGAATGATGGTGGATGCTTCTATCGTTATTTTAGAATCCATTTATCGTAAAAAAGAACAAGGTTTAAATAATCGGGAAGCTGTATTAATTGGTGTTAAAGAAGTTGCTTCTGCGGTATTTGCCTCCATGCTGACTACCATCGTAGTGTTTTTACCTATCGGTTTGTTAGGTGGAGAAGCAGGCAAATTCATGATTATTCTATCCGTTGTGGTCATTGTGACACTCGTAAGTTCAGTCGTGGTTTCTTTTACTCTAATCCCATCCCTTTCTGAGAATTTCTTGAAATTGACGAAAAGTCAACAGAATAAAAAAGAGAGTAAAATTATCCTGTCCTATGGTAGGTTCATTAAATGGCTCACGGATAAAAAACGCAGACGTTACGGTGTCATCTTCCTGTTCTTCCTAATGTTCGTTGGTTCTCTGGCTTTAGTTACAAAAGTGCCGATGACCATCATGCCTGACATGTATAATCGTTATTCAGAAATAATGGTAACACTTGATAAAGGTGTTACACCAGATCAGAAAAATGAAATTGCTGAAGCAATACATTCCAAGCTCGTTGAAATCCCAGATGTGAAGGAAGGTTTTGTACTGGATCAAATTGAATTTATGTTTGTCTTGATCAATATGACTCCAGAAGAAGAAGCTACCTTAGAGCAAAAAGAAGTAAACGAACAGATTCTTAAGGGCTTGCTTGAACTAAAAGAAGATTATCCTGTTATGGATGTTACTTCCGTCATGAGCGCTGGAGCCAGTTATCCTGTTCAAATTGAGTTAAGTGGCGATGAACTGGATGGATTGACTTCGTTATCCTCTGATCTGGTAAAAGACTTAAACGGAATTGATGGGATCATCGGTACGACTACATCCCTTGGAACATTGATGGATGAGGAACTAATTGTACTAAACGACGCAGCAATGAATAAGGATGGAATTACTCCGTTGCAAATTCTAGGTCAATTAAACAATTTAACTTCTTCTGTTCCAATCGGTTCTTTGCAAGATGAAGGCGTAACACCAATCCTAGTTGCCCCAGATGAAGTAATCACAAACAAAAATCAGATATTAGAGCTTGAAGTGACAACACAAGACGGACTAAAGGACCTCTCTAATTATGTGACGTTTGAACAGGTGAAAGCGCCTGGCCAAATTGATCATAAAGACGGGGAGCGGGTTGTTAAAGTTCTTGCGAATATTGAGAATCGTGATTTAGGTTCTGTAAACAGAGATGTGCAAGAGATAGTAGAGAATTTTGATATACCAGATGGCTACACTATCACGGTTGGAGGAAGTCTTGAACAGCAACAGGAAGCGATACAGGATATGTTAGTTATCTTAGCCATCGCCATCTTCTTGGTATACGTTGTGATGGCCGTTCAATTCAACCATTTGCTCCATCCGATTATTGTTATGACCATTATTCCAATGACTTTTACGGGTGTTATTTTAGGATTACTGTTAACCCAGCGTGAATTGAGTATTATGTCAGGTATGGGTGTCATTATGTTGATTGGGATTGTACTGAATAATGCTATCCTTTTGATTGACCGAGCTAAACAGCTGAGAGCAGAAAACTATGGTGTAGGGGAAGCAATGGTAGAAGCGGGTATGAATCGGATACGTCCAATTTTCATGACTACATTGACAACGGTGGGTGGAATGTTGCCTCTTGCTATTTCAACAGGAGCCGCCAGCAACTACCAGGCGCCTTTGGCCACAGTTATCATCGCAGGACTATTGTTCTCTACTCTAATAACACTAGTGCTGATTCCTTCTGTCTATATGCTTTTCCATGATCTTGGAATAGGTATTCGTAAAGTGTTCAAACGAAAAAGAAACAACGGAACTGAGATTTCATCAGCTGAAAAAGCAGGTTAA
- a CDS encoding GDSL-type esterase/lipase family protein yields the protein MKTLVCFGDSLTARHEGKENPQLTEKLSLQLPTYRVVNAGVSANTTKDALKRMEKDVLAHHPYFVTVLFGSNDAAVHKKVALNTYKENLLKITQLIGPDKTILITPPPVNESLQPNRKNIELAKYADAVKRVSEETGSYLIDFYTELYSKPHYKELLVGILNDGLHFGEAGYDILANLITEEIIEIESNKEQKFD from the coding sequence ATGAAGACACTGGTCTGTTTTGGTGATAGTTTGACAGCAAGGCATGAAGGAAAAGAAAACCCTCAACTTACGGAAAAACTTTCCCTCCAACTCCCAACATACAGAGTTGTCAACGCAGGGGTATCTGCTAATACCACAAAGGACGCATTAAAAAGAATGGAAAAGGATGTTTTAGCTCATCACCCCTATTTCGTAACTGTATTATTTGGGTCGAATGATGCTGCAGTTCATAAGAAGGTTGCTCTTAACACCTATAAAGAGAACTTGTTAAAGATTACCCAACTAATTGGACCGGATAAAACGATACTCATCACCCCGCCTCCAGTGAATGAATCATTACAACCTAACAGGAAAAATATCGAACTGGCTAAATATGCAGATGCAGTTAAGCGTGTTTCAGAGGAAACAGGCAGCTATTTGATTGACTTCTACACAGAATTGTACTCTAAACCTCATTATAAAGAGCTCTTAGTCGGCATATTAAATGATGGGTTGCATTTTGGTGAAGCTGGATATGACATACTGGCAAATTTAATTACTGAAGAGATAATTGAAATAGAATCAAACAAAGAGCAGAAATTTGATTAG
- a CDS encoding HAD family hydrolase gives MIRAVIFDLDGTLLDRDVSLKKFVEDQYERYNQAFSHIHKNTYIDRFIELDARGYVWKDKVYRQLIDEFLINAHTWDELLDDYIHHFPFHCTPFNNVESTLKRLSEDNLSLGMITNGFEVFQMNNLKALGIDHFFHSILVSEREGIKKPNPEIFRRAAERLQVSLKECLFVGDHPENDVKAAKGVCMTTVWKKDTYWDEVDADFIIEDLRCLPTIVKFINEKEGR, from the coding sequence TTGATTAGGGCGGTAATATTTGACCTTGACGGCACGCTTTTGGATAGAGATGTTTCGTTAAAGAAGTTCGTTGAAGATCAATATGAAAGGTACAATCAAGCTTTCTCCCACATACACAAAAATACCTATATTGATAGATTTATCGAACTCGATGCACGCGGGTATGTCTGGAAAGATAAAGTATATCGACAACTTATAGATGAATTTCTAATTAATGCTCATACTTGGGATGAACTGTTAGATGATTATATTCATCACTTTCCATTCCACTGCACACCATTTAATAATGTAGAAAGCACACTTAAGCGACTTTCTGAAGACAACCTTTCATTAGGAATGATAACGAACGGTTTTGAAGTTTTCCAAATGAACAATCTAAAAGCATTGGGGATCGACCACTTTTTTCATTCCATTCTCGTGTCGGAGCGGGAAGGAATAAAGAAACCTAATCCTGAAATTTTCCGCAGAGCTGCAGAACGTCTGCAAGTATCCTTGAAGGAATGCCTTTTTGTTGGAGATCATCCTGAGAATGATGTGAAAGCTGCAAAGGGTGTTTGCATGACTACAGTTTGGAAAAAAGATACCTATTGGGATGAAGTGGATGCAGACTTTATTATAGAAGATCTCCGTTGTTTGCCTACTATTGTCAAATTCATAAATGAGAAGGAAGGCAGATAA
- a CDS encoding DUF2785 domain-containing protein codes for MVYDVETLKHELLKIEDKKILEDKTYVDKLINSMMKHIGSTDPILRDNLIYTNFAKFINGGVIPQSKILNMLEICLDEEHLFYKIGEEKTDSVFTRSFSSLVVALILANDDGTLIDAKRLVEIQAAILKYLDKERDTRGFVGNKGWAHSIAHAADMLTALVSHAHFRINLLSDGLKAIETCLLKDVVYQDEEEERLIFAVEALLDKGIEKQMLINWIKGLSSNLNKEQEKHGQTLSFYRSKINVTNFMKSLYFRLRLMNPEDKELLVCLEYEIHYWFRKTYGQG; via the coding sequence ATGGTTTATGACGTAGAAACCCTCAAACACGAGCTTTTAAAAATTGAGGATAAAAAGATACTAGAAGATAAAACGTATGTTGACAAATTAATAAATTCCATGATGAAGCACATCGGCTCAACAGACCCCATTCTTCGTGATAATTTAATTTACACAAACTTTGCAAAATTTATTAATGGTGGTGTAATCCCGCAGAGCAAGATTCTTAATATGTTAGAAATATGTTTGGATGAGGAGCATCTATTTTATAAAATTGGGGAAGAAAAGACGGACTCTGTATTTACACGCTCCTTTTCTTCTTTAGTTGTTGCTCTCATTTTAGCCAATGACGATGGAACACTTATTGATGCAAAGAGATTGGTAGAAATACAGGCAGCTATCTTAAAGTATTTAGATAAAGAAAGGGATACCCGCGGTTTCGTAGGAAATAAGGGGTGGGCGCACAGTATTGCACATGCAGCAGATATGTTGACTGCTTTGGTAAGTCACGCGCATTTTCGTATCAATCTACTTTCTGATGGGCTTAAAGCAATAGAAACATGCCTTTTAAAGGATGTAGTGTACCAAGATGAGGAAGAAGAGAGGCTTATTTTTGCTGTAGAAGCCCTTCTAGATAAAGGAATAGAAAAACAAATGCTTATTAATTGGATAAAAGGCCTCTCATCTAATTTGAATAAGGAACAGGAAAAGCACGGACAAACACTATCTTTTTACCGAAGTAAAATTAACGTGACCAATTTCATGAAGAGCCTTTATTTCCGATTGAGGCTTATGAATCCTGAGGACAAGGAACTGCTAGTGTGTCTAGAATATGAAATTCATTACTGGTTCAGAAAAACTTATGGTCAAGGGTAG
- a CDS encoding GNAT family N-acetyltransferase: MIYQKEELLIRKLQQGEDEKHLLKWLSEPKVLEFYEGRDITFNFEDIKRKFFNRNDEIFRCMVIYQGKSIGYIQYYPINKATSTLAEYFEMEGVYGLDQFIGDSDYWNKGIGTLLISSMVNYLLTQRGVNRLVMDPMISNGRGIKCYKKCGFKKIKVLGEHILHEGKYRDCWLMEYTT, encoded by the coding sequence TTGATTTATCAAAAAGAAGAATTACTTATAAGGAAACTTCAACAAGGCGAGGACGAAAAACATTTATTAAAATGGTTGTCTGAACCAAAAGTGTTGGAATTCTATGAAGGGCGAGATATAACGTTTAATTTTGAAGATATCAAAAGGAAATTCTTTAATAGAAACGATGAAATATTTCGGTGTATGGTCATCTATCAAGGGAAAAGCATTGGTTATATTCAATATTATCCAATCAATAAAGCTACTAGCACACTAGCAGAATACTTTGAGATGGAGGGGGTTTATGGCTTAGATCAGTTTATAGGGGATTCCGACTACTGGAACAAAGGAATAGGAACGCTGCTCATTTCATCTATGGTTAATTACCTATTAACACAAAGAGGGGTCAACCGGCTAGTAATGGATCCAATGATATCCAACGGAAGGGGCATCAAATGTTATAAAAAATGTGGTTTTAAAAAGATAAAAGTGTTAGGTGAACATATTTTACATGAAGGAAAATATAGAGATTGTTGGTTGATGGAGTACACTACGTAA
- a CDS encoding sporulation protein, which produces MSFFNKALASVGIGAAKVDTKLVESSFVSGEEIRGIVEITGGSVEQQIDEIYLTLLTNYIKESNDTKVHKQAVLEKKKIVDPFVIGVNETKEIPFTITLPHDTPVSMGNTKVWLQTGLDIKNAVDPSDKDVVQVKPSPLISTILSAAEQLGFRLRKVECEAAPYRWKNHFPFIQEFEFVPTSGPFRGKLDEIEMIFSNNNGSSVELILQVDRKVRGLGSFLSEALEMDETFIKLRVTNQDLPGFKQQLESTIRRYC; this is translated from the coding sequence ATGTCTTTTTTTAACAAGGCATTGGCTAGTGTAGGAATTGGCGCTGCGAAAGTAGATACTAAATTGGTTGAATCAAGTTTTGTATCTGGAGAGGAAATACGCGGTATTGTAGAAATCACCGGTGGTTCTGTGGAACAGCAAATTGATGAAATTTACTTAACTTTATTAACAAATTATATTAAAGAATCGAATGATACAAAGGTCCATAAACAAGCAGTCTTAGAAAAAAAGAAAATCGTGGATCCGTTTGTGATTGGTGTGAATGAAACGAAGGAAATTCCTTTTACAATAACCCTTCCACATGATACGCCTGTAAGCATGGGCAACACAAAAGTTTGGTTGCAAACAGGATTGGATATAAAAAATGCAGTAGATCCTTCTGATAAAGATGTTGTCCAAGTAAAACCCTCTCCACTCATTTCGACCATCTTAAGTGCTGCGGAGCAATTAGGTTTTCGCTTAAGAAAAGTGGAATGTGAAGCGGCGCCATATAGATGGAAAAATCACTTTCCGTTCATTCAGGAGTTCGAGTTTGTTCCAACGTCTGGTCCATTCAGAGGGAAGCTGGATGAAATCGAAATGATCTTTTCCAACAATAATGGAAGTTCCGTAGAATTGATTCTACAAGTAGATCGTAAGGTTAGAGGTCTTGGTAGTTTTCTATCAGAAGCATTGGAAATGGATGAGACGTTTATCAAATTGCGTGTAACGAATCAAGACCTCCCTGGGTTTAAACAACAATTAGAAAGTACCATTCGCCGCTATTGCTAA
- a CDS encoding histidine phosphatase family protein: MTKLGFIRHGSTAWNKEKRAQGSSNIPLDQDGIRDAESLANRIKNEDWDVIYSSDLLRAMQTAEIVARSLQVDEVFLDSRLQEVNGGQIEGTTEPERIEKWGENWRDLDLGIESKEMVVKRALSFIEEVTQKHKDQNVLVVSHGSYIRHVLGELVKDLKMENHLENTSVSTVKVREGLWECELYNCTKHLGGK, encoded by the coding sequence ATGACAAAACTAGGATTTATCCGTCACGGAAGTACGGCCTGGAATAAGGAGAAAAGAGCACAAGGGAGTTCAAATATTCCACTTGATCAAGATGGTATTAGGGATGCAGAAAGTTTAGCAAACAGAATAAAAAATGAAGATTGGGATGTTATTTACTCTAGTGATCTATTAAGAGCCATGCAAACTGCTGAAATCGTGGCAAGGAGTCTACAAGTCGATGAGGTGTTCTTAGACTCTAGACTTCAAGAAGTGAACGGTGGTCAAATTGAAGGCACAACAGAACCTGAACGAATTGAAAAATGGGGAGAAAATTGGCGTGATCTGGACTTGGGAATAGAATCAAAGGAAATGGTAGTAAAACGGGCCCTTTCGTTCATTGAAGAGGTAACTCAAAAACATAAAGACCAGAATGTACTAGTAGTTAGTCACGGGTCCTATATAAGACATGTTTTAGGTGAATTGGTGAAAGACCTTAAGATGGAAAATCATCTTGAGAATACCTCTGTTTCTACTGTCAAAGTTCGTGAAGGACTGTGGGAATGCGAATTATATAATTGTACGAAGCATCTTGGGGGCAAGTAG
- a CDS encoding nucleotidyltransferase family protein: MMDILRAAKSLNLPDWWVCAGFVRTKVWDTLHGHDCRTPLPDIDVIYFDKNDVSEEKDKQHEKRLLELCPVEPWSVKNQARMHVINNLPPYTNSTEAMSKFPETATAIGVKLNQDNQLQLAAPCGIQDLISLKVKPTSPYKKTAEHARIYENRLKQKNWQALWPNITILHVEGVNS; this comes from the coding sequence ATGATGGATATTTTGAGAGCGGCAAAATCTCTTAATCTCCCTGATTGGTGGGTATGTGCTGGATTTGTCAGAACAAAAGTCTGGGATACATTACACGGTCATGATTGTAGAACTCCTTTACCTGATATTGATGTTATTTATTTTGATAAAAATGATGTAAGTGAGGAAAAGGACAAGCAACATGAAAAAAGACTGCTAGAACTATGTCCGGTGGAACCATGGTCCGTTAAAAACCAGGCAAGGATGCATGTCATTAATAATTTACCGCCATATACTAATTCCACAGAAGCAATGTCTAAATTTCCAGAAACGGCTACGGCAATAGGAGTTAAATTAAACCAAGACAATCAATTACAATTAGCCGCTCCTTGCGGAATTCAAGACCTTATAAGTTTAAAAGTGAAGCCAACATCTCCCTATAAAAAAACAGCAGAACATGCCAGGATTTATGAAAATCGCTTGAAACAGAAAAATTGGCAGGCATTATGGCCGAATATCACTATTTTACATGTGGAAGGTGTAAATTCATGA